In a single window of the Alteriqipengyuania lutimaris genome:
- a CDS encoding HK97 family phage prohead protease, with protein MTTPAPKNNPPCDGRERRAFVGGLELRAEGDGESGQTTKGYACLYDNDTNIGGYFIERFAKGAFTKSLKERDVVALHSHDDGRPMGRKSRDTLRFSDDDKGLGFENDLPDTQDGRDLATSLERGDIEGMSFRFRAIKEEWDESGDVPKRTVIEAELYEITYTAFPAYPDTEVGMRSLQAARDERRQHNKAGAAARLRMKQAHVERRL; from the coding sequence ATGACGACGCCGGCACCGAAGAATAACCCGCCCTGCGATGGGCGCGAGCGGCGAGCCTTCGTTGGTGGACTGGAGCTGCGCGCGGAGGGCGATGGCGAAAGCGGCCAGACGACCAAGGGCTACGCCTGCCTCTACGACAACGACACCAATATCGGCGGGTACTTTATCGAACGATTCGCCAAGGGTGCGTTCACGAAATCGCTGAAGGAGCGAGACGTGGTCGCGCTGCACAGTCACGATGACGGCCGCCCGATGGGCCGGAAAAGCCGCGACACCCTCCGCTTTTCGGACGACGACAAAGGTCTCGGCTTCGAAAACGACCTGCCCGACACACAGGACGGTCGAGATCTCGCCACATCGCTCGAGCGCGGCGATATCGAGGGCATGAGCTTCCGCTTCCGTGCGATCAAGGAAGAGTGGGACGAAAGCGGCGATGTTCCAAAGCGCACGGTCATCGAGGCCGAGCTCTACGAGATCACCTATACCGCGTTTCCGGCCTATCCGGACACCGAAGTCGGCATGCGTAGCCTGCAGGCGGCGCGCGACGAGCGGCGACAGCACAACAAGGCGGGTGCTGCAGCACGCCTGCGGATGAAACAGGCCCACGTCGAGCGAAGGCTCTGA
- a CDS encoding phage portal protein, whose protein sequence is MGFLTRARDLWSGGRAEERSIEDPKYSLAENPEALMSLFGIMDRNNALPRVSIEAALSVPAVFCAVAFLSRTMAALPLHTFDAGENGDRADDGPAQLLSFAPNEGETSFDWRRYHWQQVFTGGRGLSWIERAGKRPIAIWPMDPALTEIKRRSGRVVYVFDGREYPAADVIDTCYMPKRDRLGSYSPIEKCNLAISLAIAMQDFAGGFFAGGGVPPYALEGPQPSNQDAFRRAKEAIDRAIKQAKKENRAFFGLPPGHSLKSIGIEPGKGQMVEARLFQIQEIARVWQLPPVFLADLSKGTFSNTEQQDLQLVKHLVGQWAKQFEDQLTLKLYGWRNPERRVKHNLDGLQRGDFKSRVEAMARSILTAQMTPDEARALEGRPKADGGDRLYVQQATVPLTNAGMGHNGGPPLDETGSQTSSNDEEEEEGADDDAGTEE, encoded by the coding sequence ATGGGCTTCCTGACACGCGCACGTGACCTTTGGAGCGGGGGACGCGCCGAAGAGCGCTCGATCGAAGACCCGAAATATTCACTGGCCGAAAATCCCGAGGCGCTCATGTCGCTCTTCGGGATTATGGATCGCAACAATGCCCTGCCGCGCGTGTCGATCGAGGCGGCGCTCTCGGTCCCGGCAGTCTTTTGCGCGGTCGCGTTCCTGTCCCGAACGATGGCGGCACTGCCGCTGCATACGTTTGACGCGGGGGAGAACGGCGACCGCGCCGATGATGGTCCGGCCCAGCTGCTCAGTTTCGCGCCGAACGAGGGTGAGACCAGCTTCGACTGGCGCCGCTATCACTGGCAGCAGGTCTTCACCGGCGGTCGGGGACTGAGCTGGATCGAACGCGCCGGCAAGCGCCCGATCGCAATCTGGCCGATGGATCCGGCTCTGACGGAGATCAAGCGGCGAAGCGGACGGGTGGTCTACGTATTCGACGGCAGGGAATACCCCGCCGCCGATGTCATCGACACGTGCTACATGCCGAAGCGCGATCGGCTCGGCAGCTATTCGCCGATCGAGAAGTGCAACCTCGCGATCAGTCTGGCCATTGCGATGCAGGACTTCGCGGGCGGCTTCTTTGCCGGCGGAGGCGTCCCACCTTACGCGCTCGAAGGTCCGCAGCCGAGCAACCAGGATGCCTTTCGCCGGGCGAAGGAGGCGATCGACCGCGCGATCAAGCAGGCCAAGAAGGAGAACCGGGCGTTCTTCGGCCTTCCGCCGGGCCACTCCCTCAAATCGATCGGGATCGAACCGGGCAAGGGCCAGATGGTCGAGGCTCGGTTGTTCCAGATTCAGGAGATCGCGCGCGTCTGGCAGCTTCCGCCCGTTTTCCTCGCAGATCTCTCGAAAGGGACCTTCAGCAATACCGAGCAGCAGGATCTCCAGCTGGTCAAACACTTGGTCGGGCAATGGGCCAAGCAGTTCGAAGATCAGCTGACCCTCAAGCTCTACGGTTGGCGCAACCCCGAGCGGCGCGTGAAGCACAATCTGGACGGCCTGCAGCGCGGCGATTTCAAAAGCCGGGTCGAAGCGATGGCACGGTCCATTCTTACGGCACAGATGACGCCCGACGAAGCGCGTGCGCTCGAGGGCCGACCGAAAGCCGACGGGGGAGACCGGCTGTACGTCCAGCAGGCGACCGTGCCCCTCACGAATGCGGGGATGGGCCACAATGGCGGCCCGCCGCTCGACGAAACGGGTTCGCAGACCAGCTCCAACGACGAGGAAGAGGAGGAAGGCGCGGATGACGACGCCGGCACCGAAGAATAA
- a CDS encoding terminase large subunit produces the protein METRDYAAIARQYARDVVSGKQPAGKSIRLQCERFLDELKRHRRKDFPYRFDPKKAAKVCAFIECLPHTKGKWASQRARLVLEPWQIWILVVTFGWLHKSTGLRRFRRLLLVVPRKNGKSALAAGIGLYMLCLDGEAGAEVYSGATTEKQAKEVFTPARLMALKTPQLTSAFGVEVLAKALVRPADASKFEMITGDPGDGQSPSCAITDEYHEHDDDRQVDTMLTGMGARDQPLQVIVTTAGYKLDGPCYAEILECRERLAGIGHNGGPPLDDDMLFVEYAADEEDDWRSENTLRKANPNYGVSVGDEYLQSRLRDAIRSPRKAAVYKTKHLNLWVAAKTAWFDVEHWRKCSRDTIARRPAEALTAPELQGRRCIIAGDLATKIDIAALEYLFLPIGEKPTAEDPYIRIGRYFLPSDRVEDVPAYQGWDAADLLDVTEGNVTDFEEIEDALRDAAERFDVEAVPMDPWQAAQLIQRMQAEGLPMVEYRMTVQNLSAPMKELDALMREQQIVHGGCPVMEWQINNVTGQLDKKDNVFPNKPRSEAKIDNPVALMMALGVSMTAEEEFEMASPFDDPDFRMTPDDEGASD, from the coding sequence GTGGAGACACGCGATTACGCGGCGATCGCCCGGCAATATGCGCGCGACGTCGTCTCGGGCAAGCAGCCGGCGGGCAAGTCGATCCGGCTCCAGTGCGAGCGGTTTCTCGATGAGCTGAAGCGCCATCGGCGCAAGGACTTTCCCTACAGGTTCGATCCGAAGAAGGCGGCGAAGGTTTGCGCCTTCATCGAGTGCCTACCGCACACGAAGGGCAAGTGGGCGAGCCAACGGGCACGGTTGGTCCTCGAACCGTGGCAGATCTGGATACTGGTGGTCACCTTCGGGTGGCTCCACAAGAGCACCGGACTCAGACGCTTCCGACGTCTGCTGCTGGTCGTCCCGCGCAAGAACGGCAAGTCAGCGCTGGCTGCCGGTATCGGGCTCTACATGCTCTGCCTCGACGGCGAGGCGGGGGCCGAGGTCTATTCGGGCGCGACAACCGAGAAACAGGCGAAGGAGGTTTTTACCCCCGCACGTCTGATGGCGCTGAAGACGCCTCAGCTCACCAGCGCGTTCGGGGTCGAGGTGCTCGCCAAGGCACTTGTCAGGCCGGCGGACGCATCCAAGTTCGAGATGATCACGGGCGACCCTGGCGATGGCCAGTCGCCGAGCTGCGCGATCACCGACGAGTACCACGAGCACGACGACGACCGGCAAGTCGACACGATGCTCACCGGCATGGGCGCCCGCGACCAGCCCCTGCAGGTGATCGTCACCACGGCTGGCTACAAGCTCGACGGGCCATGCTACGCCGAGATACTCGAATGCCGGGAACGCCTCGCGGGAATCGGTCACAACGGCGGTCCGCCACTCGACGACGACATGCTGTTCGTCGAGTACGCGGCCGACGAAGAGGATGACTGGCGAAGCGAGAACACGCTCCGCAAGGCAAATCCGAACTACGGCGTCTCGGTCGGCGACGAATACCTCCAGTCGCGGCTGCGCGACGCCATTCGAAGTCCGCGCAAGGCCGCGGTCTATAAGACGAAGCACCTCAATCTATGGGTCGCGGCGAAGACGGCATGGTTCGATGTCGAGCATTGGCGGAAGTGTTCTCGGGATACGATCGCCCGTCGTCCCGCTGAAGCGCTGACGGCTCCCGAGCTGCAGGGCCGGCGGTGCATCATCGCTGGCGACCTTGCGACGAAGATCGATATTGCCGCGCTGGAATACCTGTTTCTTCCGATCGGCGAGAAGCCGACTGCAGAGGACCCATATATCCGGATTGGGCGGTATTTCCTGCCGAGCGACAGGGTGGAAGATGTCCCCGCCTATCAAGGCTGGGATGCGGCCGATCTGCTCGATGTCACCGAGGGCAACGTTACCGACTTCGAAGAGATCGAGGACGCGCTTCGCGACGCGGCGGAGCGGTTCGACGTCGAAGCGGTGCCGATGGACCCATGGCAGGCCGCGCAGCTGATCCAGCGGATGCAGGCCGAGGGGCTGCCGATGGTCGAGTATCGGATGACGGTGCAGAACCTGTCGGCGCCTATGAAGGAACTCGACGCACTGATGCGCGAACAGCAGATCGTGCACGGTGGCTGCCCGGTGATGGAGTGGCAGATCAACAACGTCACCGGCCAGCTCGACAAGAAAGACAACGTCTTTCCGAACAAGCCGCGCTCGGAAGCCAAGATCGACAACCCGGTGGCGCTGATGATGGCATTGGGCGTCTCAATGACCGCTGAGGAGGAATTCGAGATGGCCTCCCCGTTCGATGACCCGGACTTCCGCATGACGCCGGACGATGAAGGTGCGTCCGACTGA
- a CDS encoding P27 family phage terminase small subunit: MGSGGRRPGAGRKRDDPAAKRLRGTDRKDRGAEAPPPAVPGSMVAPSYLSSDLGQLLFGSIAQILEQQGRASPHYTDVVALLAQRLEQIQRWQAVLECEGDTYEAKTQHGFMIRKRPEVQMLADAMRHAHSLLGELMITPATALRLGEGQKPEENPFAILAEL; this comes from the coding sequence ATGGGTAGTGGCGGCAGGCGCCCTGGGGCGGGGCGCAAGCGGGACGATCCAGCGGCTAAGAGATTGAGAGGAACGGATCGCAAGGATCGCGGCGCTGAAGCGCCGCCGCCGGCGGTTCCGGGATCGATGGTCGCGCCCTCCTACCTCTCGTCGGATCTCGGTCAGCTGTTGTTCGGTTCGATCGCGCAAATCCTCGAACAGCAGGGCAGGGCGTCACCGCACTACACCGACGTCGTCGCGCTGCTCGCCCAGCGCCTCGAGCAGATCCAGCGCTGGCAGGCGGTACTGGAATGCGAAGGCGACACCTACGAAGCGAAGACGCAGCACGGTTTCATGATCCGAAAGCGGCCGGAGGTGCAAATGCTCGCCGATGCGATGCGGCATGCGCATTCACTGCTCGGCGAACTGATGATCACGCCGGCGACGGCCTTGAGGCTGGGGGAAGGCCAGAAGCCAGAAGAGAACCCGTTCGCGATCCTCGCCGAGCTCTGA
- a CDS encoding HNH endonuclease signature motif containing protein: MAEEPFCRPCLEEGKHVRATIVDHIVPLEWSKCDERWNKQGICDPCHDEKSKRERSEGKPSDRWIARRLSELRASFFGS, translated from the coding sequence TTGGCGGAGGAACCGTTCTGCCGACCGTGCCTCGAGGAAGGCAAGCATGTCCGCGCGACGATCGTCGATCATATCGTGCCGCTCGAATGGTCGAAGTGCGATGAGCGCTGGAACAAGCAGGGCATCTGCGATCCCTGCCACGACGAGAAGTCGAAGCGGGAGCGATCCGAAGGCAAGCCGAGCGATCGATGGATTGCCCGGCGATTGAGCGAGCTGAGAGCTTCGTTCTTCGGCTCATAG
- a CDS encoding host-nuclease inhibitor Gam family protein encodes MTAIREPRTIESATKLAERFAELETAIGVADAVRNDAIAKANAAADEEIAPLIEEREAIAAKVGSWWGKNGREQALGAKPKAKSIELGGCLIGDQKSRASLQAPEDDGKLIEQMKRSRMLKKLLRVTVSLDKAAVLKELGGAKAGALKELGLSIVPGKDVFFIKRAEQRQTRG; translated from the coding sequence ATGACTGCCATTCGCGAACCGCGCACGATTGAATCTGCCACGAAGCTCGCAGAGCGCTTTGCCGAGCTCGAGACCGCGATCGGCGTGGCCGATGCTGTGCGCAACGATGCAATCGCCAAGGCCAATGCAGCGGCCGACGAGGAGATCGCGCCGCTGATCGAAGAACGCGAGGCGATCGCCGCCAAGGTCGGCAGCTGGTGGGGTAAGAACGGACGGGAGCAGGCGCTAGGCGCCAAGCCCAAGGCCAAGTCCATCGAGCTGGGCGGGTGCCTGATCGGCGACCAGAAGAGCCGGGCTAGCCTGCAGGCGCCCGAGGATGATGGAAAGCTCATCGAGCAGATGAAGCGATCGCGCATGCTGAAGAAGCTGCTGCGCGTGACTGTGTCGCTCGACAAGGCGGCGGTGCTCAAGGAACTCGGTGGGGCCAAGGCCGGCGCGCTGAAAGAGCTGGGCCTGTCGATCGTGCCCGGTAAGGACGTGTTCTTCATCAAGCGCGCCGAGCAAAGGCAGACGCGGGGCTGA
- a CDS encoding LexA family transcriptional regulator: MGHQPTRIEERPRRKLTPAMASFRLLVLDFVRAYLRENGASPSYGEIAGGLDSSRNQVKVAVKSLVRDRLLLQGERPRSLALPSERDAAIRALEGLGFRVDQGSRTITQPITDPPLLPPATLDYVPEVDSDQEQGERGTGKRTGGEESGRAG; this comes from the coding sequence ATGGGGCATCAGCCCACCCGGATAGAGGAACGGCCGCGGCGCAAGCTGACGCCCGCGATGGCGAGCTTCAGGTTGCTGGTGCTCGATTTTGTTCGCGCCTATCTCCGTGAGAACGGCGCGTCTCCGAGCTACGGCGAGATCGCTGGCGGACTCGATAGCAGCCGGAACCAGGTGAAGGTTGCCGTGAAATCGCTCGTGCGGGACAGGCTGCTGCTGCAGGGCGAGCGCCCCCGCAGCCTTGCCCTGCCGTCCGAACGCGACGCTGCCATCCGCGCGCTGGAGGGCCTCGGCTTCCGCGTCGATCAAGGGTCGCGCACGATCACGCAGCCGATTACAGATCCGCCACTGCTGCCGCCGGCGACGCTCGACTATGTTCCGGAGGTCGACAGCGATCAGGAGCAAGGCGAGCGTGGGACGGGCAAAAGGACAGGCGGCGAAGAGAGCGGCCGAGCAGGCTAG
- a CDS encoding XRE family transcriptional regulator: MRIEELLAAKGLSQSELARRVGVSQHSIWHLINKGKTGSRHITKIARELETSVAYLEGETDDPEADAPLPGAPRENMVEVAMVDLAYGMGGTFLSEHPDSRMEEFPLSFLRNFTKADPGQLMIAEGVGDSMAPTIGPSDLVLIDRGQNNLNIDDRIWACAIGEIGMIKRLRVRGDTVTLLSDNANVPEDRAADGELHLIGRVVGKFSRL, encoded by the coding sequence GTGAGAATCGAGGAGCTGCTCGCGGCGAAAGGGTTGAGCCAGTCTGAGCTCGCCCGCCGAGTAGGAGTTTCCCAGCACTCGATCTGGCACCTTATCAACAAGGGCAAGACAGGCTCGCGCCACATCACAAAGATCGCGCGCGAACTCGAAACGAGCGTCGCCTACCTGGAAGGCGAAACCGACGATCCCGAAGCTGACGCACCGCTGCCGGGCGCTCCGCGCGAAAATATGGTCGAAGTGGCGATGGTCGATCTCGCCTATGGGATGGGCGGGACTTTCCTTTCCGAGCATCCCGATTCGCGGATGGAAGAATTCCCGCTGTCGTTCCTGCGCAATTTCACCAAGGCCGATCCGGGCCAGCTGATGATCGCCGAAGGCGTGGGCGACAGCATGGCGCCGACGATCGGGCCGAGCGACCTTGTGCTGATCGATCGCGGGCAGAACAACCTGAATATCGACGACCGGATCTGGGCGTGCGCGATCGGCGAGATCGGCATGATCAAGCGGCTGCGCGTGCGCGGCGACACGGTGACGCTGCTGTCCGACAACGCGAACGTGCCCGAGGATCGCGCTGCCGATGGCGAGCTGCACCTGATCGGTCGCGTGGTTGGGAAGTTCTCGCGGTTATGA
- a CDS encoding transcriptional regulator, which translates to MSPPEALAHAVDLIGGQSAMGRLIGVSQASVWRWVDLKKHLPAEHVLKVEEATGVSRHDLRPDLYPREDASAETGSDNSSEGIAA; encoded by the coding sequence ATGTCACCGCCTGAAGCTCTCGCCCACGCCGTCGATCTAATCGGCGGACAGTCCGCTATGGGCCGCCTGATCGGCGTGTCGCAGGCGTCGGTCTGGCGCTGGGTCGATCTCAAGAAGCATCTTCCGGCCGAGCATGTCCTGAAGGTGGAGGAAGCCACTGGTGTCTCCCGCCACGACCTTCGCCCCGATCTCTACCCGCGCGAGGATGCGTCGGCCGAAACTGGCTCGGACAATTCCTCCGAAGGGATCGCGGCATGA
- a CDS encoding RodZ family helix-turn-helix domain-containing protein — protein MSKPTLPPDHSPGRYMRSCRQRAELSIAQVAAKISANGEHRYTARNLRALEQDQPGDYAQLIDTLHAHQPFAFDRAILLGRMASTADPAFDDLPTRIAA, from the coding sequence GTGTCGAAACCAACTCTGCCCCCCGACCACAGCCCAGGCCGCTATATGCGATCCTGCCGACAGCGCGCCGAGCTCTCGATCGCTCAGGTCGCCGCGAAGATCTCCGCGAACGGAGAGCATCGCTACACCGCGCGCAATCTCCGCGCGCTCGAGCAGGATCAGCCCGGCGATTACGCCCAACTGATCGACACGCTCCATGCCCACCAGCCCTTCGCCTTCGATCGGGCGATCCTTCTGGGCCGCATGGCGAGCACGGCGGATCCCGCGTTCGACGATCTGCCGACGAGGATCGCGGCATGA
- a CDS encoding DUF2312 domain-containing protein, giving the protein MAEATDDRLRLLIERIERLEEEKKGIADDIRDVYAEAKAVGYDPKIMRSVVRLRAMKPDDRSEMETILETYKAALGLG; this is encoded by the coding sequence ATGGCTGAGGCCACCGATGATCGCTTGCGCCTGCTGATCGAACGGATCGAGCGGCTCGAGGAAGAGAAGAAGGGCATCGCGGACGATATCCGCGACGTCTACGCCGAGGCGAAGGCCGTCGGCTACGATCCCAAGATCATGCGCTCCGTCGTGCGCTTGCGCGCGATGAAGCCAGATGATCGCTCCGAAATGGAGACGATCCTCGAAACCTACAAAGCGGCGCTAGGGCTCGGCTGA
- a CDS encoding DNA methyltransferase, with product MNAPEALGIDLASGASLSAVQIMRGAEVAATLFLGDAYTIRPTLRWMDADVMDPPYVIRTAGGGRFRKERRSMDEVAEAGIDKGFDLSIINPLQCGAVVSFCHNDQLAKLLHHVDGQFDRYAVCAWVKANPMPVANKHYRPDAEPYVHAWNVGYHPQGELIDKRRFIVARACRVTKKRFGHPTIKPTTVMDKIMANVAGETICDPFMGTGSTGVAAVKAGKRFYGIERDPRWFEAAVTRISEAVDEGARL from the coding sequence GTGAACGCCCCGGAAGCTCTCGGCATCGACCTCGCGTCGGGCGCCAGCCTGTCTGCCGTGCAGATCATGCGCGGGGCCGAGGTCGCTGCGACGCTATTCCTGGGCGATGCTTACACCATCCGCCCGACGCTTCGATGGATGGACGCCGACGTTATGGATCCTCCTTACGTAATCCGAACTGCCGGCGGCGGGCGTTTTCGCAAAGAGCGCAGGAGCATGGACGAGGTCGCCGAAGCGGGGATCGATAAGGGTTTCGACCTGTCGATCATCAACCCCCTTCAATGCGGCGCAGTGGTGAGCTTCTGCCACAACGATCAGCTGGCCAAGCTCTTGCATCACGTCGATGGGCAGTTCGATCGCTACGCGGTCTGCGCATGGGTGAAGGCCAACCCCATGCCGGTCGCGAACAAGCATTATCGGCCCGACGCGGAGCCCTATGTCCATGCTTGGAACGTAGGGTACCACCCTCAAGGCGAATTGATCGACAAACGTCGATTCATCGTCGCGCGCGCCTGCCGCGTTACGAAGAAACGCTTCGGTCATCCCACTATCAAGCCAACCACGGTCATGGACAAGATCATGGCCAACGTCGCAGGCGAAACCATCTGCGATCCCTTCATGGGCACCGGCTCGACCGGCGTCGCTGCGGTCAAGGCGGGCAAGCGCTTCTACGGTATAGAGCGCGATCCAAGGTGGTTCGAAGCCGCCGTCACTCGCATCTCCGAAGCCGTAGACGAAGGCGCGCGCCTCTGA
- a CDS encoding SANT/Myb-like DNA-binding domain-containing protein, with amino-acid sequence MPVRWSPSEIEILREHYPTLGADCVRHLPGRSAKSIHQKAFKLDIGCGKMVDAPRPKLAGADLEDAIRLREEENWSFARIGAKFGVAEASACNAVLIALCPRKGFTPAQRDEHGNLTFEGRERVRLALRKGLKGVDIQLRLGVSASCVAEQRRRYRDNLEARGKAPLPQPGGGEDYSGRKLPRAKVREVEGLLLDGFGTARASAQAGVEISSCKRIRNRLIRRLARKGETLPGCDRHGRRIEVKDSAAHVHPAQVTAFRGLLLDRVPVRSAAYQAAIGTCSAYELRDQLRDEMMAQGFALPRPDLQRAVRGAARQDPTWPPRGLTGYAAFRDLLRSMPFEAAREKWRASRRAEIAAEARGPKTFEEQLARIQRGEIGLAPSLNRPHLAPLIGELA; translated from the coding sequence ATGCCCGTCCGCTGGTCGCCATCGGAAATCGAGATCCTGCGCGAGCATTATCCTACGCTCGGCGCAGACTGCGTGCGCCACCTTCCCGGCCGCTCGGCAAAGTCGATCCACCAGAAGGCGTTCAAGCTCGATATCGGGTGCGGCAAGATGGTCGATGCGCCCCGGCCGAAACTCGCGGGCGCGGATCTCGAAGATGCGATCCGCCTGCGCGAGGAAGAGAACTGGTCCTTTGCTCGCATCGGCGCGAAGTTTGGCGTGGCAGAGGCAAGCGCCTGCAACGCGGTCCTCATCGCGCTGTGTCCGCGCAAGGGCTTCACTCCAGCCCAGCGCGACGAACACGGCAACCTCACCTTCGAAGGACGCGAGCGGGTCCGCCTAGCGCTGCGAAAGGGGCTGAAGGGCGTCGACATCCAGTTGCGCCTGGGCGTGTCCGCCAGCTGCGTCGCCGAGCAGCGACGTCGATACCGGGACAATCTCGAAGCGCGCGGAAAGGCGCCGTTGCCGCAGCCGGGTGGGGGCGAGGACTATTCCGGCCGAAAGCTGCCGCGCGCAAAGGTGCGCGAGGTCGAGGGATTGCTTCTCGATGGCTTCGGCACGGCCCGCGCCTCGGCGCAGGCCGGGGTGGAGATCAGCAGCTGCAAGCGGATCCGCAACCGCCTGATCCGCCGCCTCGCACGGAAGGGCGAAACACTGCCCGGTTGCGACCGCCACGGACGCCGTATCGAGGTGAAGGACAGCGCAGCCCACGTCCATCCGGCCCAGGTCACAGCCTTCCGCGGGCTTCTGCTCGATCGGGTGCCGGTGCGCAGCGCAGCGTACCAGGCCGCGATCGGTACCTGCAGCGCGTACGAACTCCGCGATCAGCTGCGCGACGAAATGATGGCCCAGGGGTTCGCGCTGCCCCGGCCAGACCTCCAACGCGCTGTGCGCGGGGCTGCCCGGCAAGACCCCACTTGGCCCCCGCGTGGGCTGACCGGCTACGCTGCTTTCCGCGATCTCCTACGCTCGATGCCGTTCGAAGCCGCGCGCGAGAAGTGGCGCGCCAGCCGACGCGCGGAAATCGCCGCCGAAGCGCGCGGCCCCAAGACATTCGAGGAACAGCTCGCCCGCATCCAGCGCGGCGAGATCGGCCTCGCCCCGTCCCTCAACCGCCCACACCTCGCGCCCCTCATCGGAGAGCTCGCATGA
- a CDS encoding J domain-containing protein — protein sequence MNAPQISFAHPVDWPIGRKKEGGHKQALWKSGGSRLNFDQAVARLGEQVGAITKPGQQWRATELTLSTNFELRADGRPRRDRRRPLDQAVAFFFELDGEPHALACDRFDRIEDNIAAIAAHIEALRGQERWGVADMKQAFAGHIALPAPEQWWQVLGVSQHATADEIDRAYRAKAKDAHPDREGGSQAAMARLNQAREEGKRR from the coding sequence ATGAACGCGCCACAGATCTCGTTCGCCCACCCCGTCGACTGGCCGATCGGCCGCAAGAAGGAGGGCGGCCATAAGCAGGCCCTCTGGAAAAGCGGCGGGTCTCGGCTGAATTTCGACCAGGCGGTTGCGCGCCTTGGCGAGCAGGTCGGCGCGATCACCAAGCCGGGCCAGCAATGGAGAGCGACCGAGCTTACGCTCTCGACCAATTTCGAGCTGCGCGCTGACGGCCGCCCGCGCCGCGATCGTCGCCGACCGCTCGACCAGGCGGTGGCCTTTTTCTTCGAGCTCGATGGCGAGCCTCACGCACTGGCCTGTGATCGGTTCGATCGGATCGAGGACAACATTGCCGCGATCGCGGCGCACATCGAAGCGCTGCGCGGACAGGAGCGCTGGGGCGTCGCCGACATGAAGCAGGCTTTCGCCGGGCACATTGCACTGCCCGCGCCCGAGCAATGGTGGCAAGTTCTCGGCGTCAGCCAGCACGCAACCGCAGACGAGATCGATCGCGCCTATCGCGCGAAGGCGAAGGACGCCCACCCCGACCGGGAGGGTGGCAGCCAGGCGGCGATGGCGCGCCTCAATCAGGCGCGCGAGGAAGGCAAGCGGCGATGA
- a CDS encoding helix-turn-helix transcriptional regulator — MKRTLSREEVQERAEDRWFSMADLADELTLHRASIYRIIERGELPEGTKIFGNRKVWFERDVRALKRELCSQAA; from the coding sequence ATGAAACGAACTCTCAGTCGCGAGGAAGTGCAGGAGCGCGCCGAAGACCGCTGGTTCTCGATGGCCGACCTTGCAGACGAGCTGACACTGCACCGCGCTTCGATCTACCGAATCATCGAACGCGGAGAACTGCCCGAAGGCACGAAGATCTTCGGCAACCGAAAGGTCTGGTTCGAGCGTGACGTGCGCGCGCTCAAGCGGGAGCTTTGCTCTCAAGCCGCATGA